ACCCTTACCGATCCCCGCTATTGTATCTCCGCACAGAACAATCTCCGTCGGGTAGATCTCTTTTGCAAGGACGTCGACCAGTCTCAGGTTCCTGAGTACCAAATCACCCGGCCGGGCCCCCCGCGCCACCGCCAGAAGTTCCCGCTTTTCCATTGTCGTCCCTGGCCTCTCAAAGGCTCGAAAGATGGTCCCTCCTCTTATCGTGATCGTTGTGGTAATCGTTGACGGCAATCGACCGCTCCCGCTACCGGGGAACTGACAACGATGGAGCGCCGTCTGAAACGTTTCTGCTTAATCTATTATAGCGGGTCGCCAACCGATGAGAGCTGGAAAACATTTGTTACACCTCCACTCCCAGAAAGGAACGCACGGCAAGACCGATCAGAAAACTGATCCCGGCCACGCCGAAGCTCAGGGCGGTCATTTCCATGAACCTCACCCTGAAAGAGAGATCCTGGGCGACTGAAATGTAATAGTTGAAGACGGCAATGATCACCGCCGCCGCAGATAAAGTGAGGGCCAGACAAAGATAGAGATGTTCGAACAGAAGGTACGGCAGGATGAGGAGAACGACCGTAGCCACATAGGCCAGTCCGGTATAGATGGAGGCTTTCAGAGGGGATTTGTTCTGGTTTTCCGTTTTGGTGGAGAGGTATTCAGAGGCGCCCATGGAAAAAGCGGCGGCAAGTCCGGTGATCAATCCCGTGACGGCGACCAGCCGCGTGTTCTGCAGTGCAAAGGTCAGACCTGCGAGTGCTCCGGTCAGTTCCACCAGGGCGTCGTTCAGCCCCAGCACAATCGAACCGATATAGCGCAACCGTTCCTCGTCGAGAAGTTCGATCAGGGCCCTTTCGTGATCAT
This portion of the Syntrophotaleaceae bacterium genome encodes:
- a CDS encoding VIT1/CCC1 transporter family protein; protein product: MKKQVLKDQLLRYQENEITEYHIYRKLAGSLAGSPNARVLEDIAEDERKHYHDWRKHTRQDVGPQRLKVWFYYFVSRIFGLTFGIKLMERGEENAQTQYEKLRPAFPEANRIVEEENDHERALIELLDEERLRYIGSIVLGLNDALVELTGALAGLTFALQNTRLVAVTGLITGLAAAFSMGASEYLSTKTENQNKSPLKASIYTGLAYVATVVLLILPYLLFEHLYLCLALTLSAAAVIIAVFNYYISVAQDLSFRVRFMEMTALSFGVAGISFLIGLAVRSFLGVEV